CGCGCTGGTGGACTACCGCGACAACGACCTCGGCGCCTACCTCGAGGTCGGGCTGATCGCGTTCGTGCGGCCCCGCGTCGGCGGCGAGGACGGCTCGTTCATCCTGCGGCTGCCGGTCGACCAGGGCTTCACCTGCCACGCCGGCCGCGACATCTGGGGCTTCCCGAAGACCGTCGAGGAGATCTCCTTCGGCTACCGCCCCGACGGCCTCACCGCGACGCTGTCCGTCGACGGTGAGCTCGTGCTGCGGCTGTCCGTCCCGCGCGGTGGCGAGGACGACCTGCCCGACCTGCCGATGGCGTCGTACACCCTGCTCGACGGTCGTCCGCACGCGACGCGCTTCACCCAGCGCGGCCGCGGAACGCAGATGGTCTTCAGCGGCGAGGGCGTCGAGCTCGAGCTCGGAGACCACCCGTGGAGCAAGGAGCTCGCGTCGCTCGGCCTGCCGTCGACGGCGCTGATGTCGACCTGGAACGAGCGGATGACCGCGACCTTCGAGGACGCGGTCCCGCTCTAGTCGGTCTGCCGTCGCAGCGTCAGGGCCCCCAGCGCCAGGGCGCCGACGGTGACGGCCGCGACGACGAGCAGGTCCGCGACCAGTCGGCCCGAGACCTCGGACGACCGGGCGAGCTCCTGCATGCCGTCGACGGCGTAGGTCAGCGGCAGCACCTCGGACAGCCACCGCAGCGGAGCGGCCATGCCGTCGCGGTCGGCGAGCAGACCGCACAGGAGCAGCTGCGGCAGCACCACCGCGGGCAGGAACTGCACGGCCTGGAACTCGTTGCGGGCGAAGGCTGACAGCAGCAGCCCGATCGACATGCCCAGCAGGGCGTCGAGGACCGCGAGGACCACGACGAGCGCGGTCGGGCCGGCGAGGTCGAGGCCGAGCGGTCCGAGGGCGAGCGCGCTCGCGGCGGAGGTCTGCACGACCGCGAGCGCACCGAAGGCGAGGGCGTAGCCCGCGAGCAGGTCGCCGCGTCCCATGGGCGTCGTGAGCAGCCGCTCCAGCGTGCCGCTCTGGCGCTCGCGCAGCATCGCGACCGAGGTCACGAGGAACATCGTGGTGAAGGGGAACAGCGCGAGCAGCGGACCGCCGATGCTGTCGAAGACCTGGGGGCGGTCGTCGTAGACGAAGCGCAGCAGGGTCAGCAGGAGCAGCGGCACGCCGAGCAGCAGCGCCGCCGTGCGGTGGTCCC
This genomic stretch from Mycobacteriales bacterium harbors:
- a CDS encoding acetoacetate decarboxylase family protein, producing MTITHEVLGTTVTMPVEVRDASAATVIWEVDAAAVQALLPGDAFEVVETSPGRAQFAIALVDYRDNDLGAYLEVGLIAFVRPRVGGEDGSFILRLPVDQGFTCHAGRDIWGFPKTVEEISFGYRPDGLTATLSVDGELVLRLSVPRGGEDDLPDLPMASYTLLDGRPHATRFTQRGRGTQMVFSGEGVELELGDHPWSKELASLGLPSTALMSTWNERMTATFEDAVPL
- a CDS encoding ABC transporter permease; protein product: MSARVTLATARRVLLQVRRDHRTAALLLGVPLLLLTLLRFVYDDRPQVFDSIGGPLLALFPFTTMFLVTSVAMLRERQSGTLERLLTTPMGRGDLLAGYALAFGALAVVQTSAASALALGPLGLDLAGPTALVVVLAVLDALLGMSIGLLLSAFARNEFQAVQFLPAVVLPQLLLCGLLADRDGMAAPLRWLSEVLPLTYAVDGMQELARSSEVSGRLVADLLVVAAVTVGALALGALTLRRQTD